The Salvia splendens isolate huo1 chromosome 21, SspV2, whole genome shotgun sequence genome includes a window with the following:
- the LOC121784324 gene encoding protein FAR1-RELATED SEQUENCE 5-like, translating to MEEVVVVPECSPDLKSVVGQKFQSLEFAFACYEVYARTVGFDTRKQAMRKVDDVTTWYQVVCNREGRKKGDEDDHLNARSGFTIKRRKLSKRCGCTASISFRFFSEDCLSGYIILEFNDIHNHHMVETKHQQFMSSNHKLDDVHHKFILDCSKANIGPTLTFKVLKEILGGFDLVGCTVGDIRNASRDIKAYAQGLDVQMVLDDMAKKKEMSKAFTYHYEVNESDQLVALFWCDGLMKQNYHMFGDIESFDSTYNTNMYCMIFTPFTGKDNHGSPVTFAAGLVCSEKTGAFAWLFRHFVDCMGVPPRMIVTDQDLGMRSAIEEVLVGTRHRWCMWHIMHKLAVKVPNILLRDGDFKKEFNACVWSDLVEPDEFEEEWNRLVEHHQLEDIDWFNTLYAYRKYWIPTYFRDFPMGSMIRTTSISESENSFYKNFLKPRANIAEFYLNFNHAIEFQRNSRTTLDYHDATAIPILAMTLPFEKHASTLFTDSMFKKIQQEIGEGNDRCRVLGFMSGETVDTYKLGDS from the exons atggaagaag tggttgttgtacctgaatgttctCCCGATCTGAAGTCTGTTGTAGGTCAGAAATTCCAATCCTTGGAATTTGCTTTCGCTTGCTACGAGGTATATGCCCGCACTGTTGGATTTGATACGCGCAAACAAGCTATGAGGAAGGTTGATGATGTTACGACGTGGTATCAagttgtatgcaatagggaaggaaggaagaagggtgATGAAGATGACCATTTGAATGCCCGTTCTGGTTTCACTATCAAGCGTAGGAAGTTATCTAAGCGGTGTGGTTGTACGGCTAGTATATCGTTCAGGTTTTTCTCGGAAGATTGCTTGTCAGGTTACATAATTCTGGAGTTTAACGACATTCATAACCATCACATGGTTGAAACGAAACATCAGCAATTCATGTCAAGTAATCACAAGTTGGATGATGTACATCATAAATTCATCCTCGACTGTTCCAAGGCTAATATAGGACCCACGCTCACATTTAAGGTATTGAAGGAAATTCTTGGTGGGTTTGACCTAGTTGGTTGCACTGTTGGGGATATCAGGAATGCCTCACGGGACATCAAAGCATACGCACAAGGATTAGATGTACAAATGGTGTTGGATGATATGGCTAAGAAGAAGGAGATGTCCAAGGCGTTCACCTATCACTACGAAGTTAACGAATCCGACCAGTTGGTTGCTCTGTTTTGGTGCGACGGTTTGATGAAGCAGAATTACCACATGTTTGGTGATATTGAGTCCTTCGACTCCACATACAACACAAACAT GTACTGTATGATCTTCACCCCTTTCACTGGAAAGGATAATCATGGTAGTCCTGTGACATTTGCGGCCGGATTGGTGTGCAGTGAGAAAACGGGGGCATTTGCTTGGTTGTTCAGACATTTTGTAGATTGTATGGGTGTACCCCCCAGGATGATTGTGACCGATCAAGATTTGGGTATGCGATCAGCGATTGAAGAGGTCCTAGTTGGCACACGTCACCGTTGGTGTATGTGGCATATAATGCATAAGCTGGCTGTCAAGGTACCAAACATATTGTTGCGGGATGGCGATTTCAAAAAGGAATTTAACGCTTGTGTTTGGTCGGACCTAGTTGAGCCTGACGAATTTGAGGAGGAGTGGAATAGATTGGTCGAACATCATCAGCTAGAGGACATCGACTGGTTCAACACATTGTATGCGTATAGGAAGTACTGGATACCGACGTATTTCAGGGATTTTCCTATGGGATCGATGATTAGGACTACGTCCATATCTGAATCAGAGAACAGTTTCTACAAAAATTTTCTGAAGCCCCGAGCTAACATAGCCGAATTCTACTTGAATTTCAACCACGCCATAGAATTCCAGCGGAACAGTAGAACAACTTTGGACTACCACGATGCCACTGCCATACCCATACTAGCAATGACTCTGCCGTTCGAGAAACATGCTTCCACGTTGTTTACCGATAGTATGTTCAAGAAAATACAACAAGAAATTGGGGAGGGTAATGACAGATGTCGTGTGCTGGGTTTTATGTCCGGAGAAACGGTTGACACATACAAGCTTGGCGATAGCTAG